Proteins found in one Ornithorhynchus anatinus isolate Pmale09 chromosome 8, mOrnAna1.pri.v4, whole genome shotgun sequence genomic segment:
- the LOC114813764 gene encoding thyrotropin-releasing hormone receptor-like, whose protein sequence is MENGTGDGPRAGPAGLPPPPLALQVVTIALVLLICGVGIAGNAMVVLVVARSRQMVTPTNCYLVSLAAADLLVLLAAGLPNISEVLAAWVFGQAGCLAITYLQYLGVNASTCSIAAFTVERYLAVRHPMRAQGPGTVARAKRVVALVWLATAGYCVVWLFLAATEEVAFADGVRLVCGYRVSRSLYLPIYFLDFALFYAVPLGLAAVLYGLIARILFLGPLAAAPDDPRRPGGAAASVHQGRGPLHRAGRTKGALTSRKQVTKMLAVVVILFALLWLPYRTLVVVNSFLNSPYLNIWFLLFCRLCIYLNSAINPIIYNLMSQKFRAAFQRLCGCEGGRRKRQPKTPARCDVPVLYSVMRDRSHHSSDHDLPPDLEGPNGCPKTAPAESRAFR, encoded by the exons aTGGAGAACGGGACGGGCGACGGCCCccgggcgggcccggccgggctgCCGCCCCCGCCGCTGGCCCTGCAGGTGGTCACCATCGCCCTGGTGCTGCTCATCTGCGGCGTGGGCATCGCGGGCAACGCCatggtggtgctggtggtggCCCGGAGCCGGCAGATGGTGACGCCCACCAACTGCTACCTGGTCAGCCTGGCGGCGGCCGACCTGCTGGTCCTGCTGGCCGCCGGCCTGCCCAACATCTCCGAGGTGCTGGCCGCCTGGGTCTTCGGCCAGGCCGGCTGCCTGGCCATCACCTACCTGCAGTACCTGGGCGTCAACGCCTCCACCTGCTCCATCGCCGCCTTCACGGTGGAGCGCTACCTGGCCGTCCGCCACCCGATGCGGGCGCAGGGCCCGGGCACCGTGGCCCGCGCCAAGCGCGTCGTCGCCCTGGTCTGGCTGGCCACGGCGGGCTACTGCGTCGTCTGGCTCTTCCTGGCCGCCACCGAGGAGGTGGCCTTCGCCGACGGGGTCCGCCTGGTCTGCGGCTACCGCGTGTCCCGCTCCCTCTACCTGCCCATCTACTTCTTGGACTTCGCCCTCTTCTACGCGGTCCCGCTGGGCCTGGCCGCCGTCCTCTACGGCCTCATCGCCCGCATCCTCTTCCTCGGGCCCCTGGCCGCCGCCCCCGACGACCCCCGCCggccgggcggggccgccgcCTCGGTGCACCAGGGCCGGGGGCCCCTCCACCGGGCCGGCCGGACCAAGGGCGCCCTGACCTCTCGGAAGCAG GTCACCAAAATGCTGGCCGTGGTGGTGATCCTCTTCGCCCTGCTCTGGTTGCCCTACCGCACTTTGGTGGTGGTCAACTCCTTCCTCAACAGCCCCTACCTGAACATCTGGTTCCTGCTTTTCTGCCGGCTCTGCATCTACCTGAACAGCGCCATCAACCCCATCATCTACAACCTGATGTCTCAGAAGTTCCGGGCGGCCTTCCAGAGGCTGTGCGGGTGCGAGGGCGGGCGGCGGAAGCGGCAGCCCAAGACCCCGGCCCGGTGCGACGTCCCCGTCCTCTACAGCGTCATGAGGGACAGGTCCCACCACAGCTCTGACCACGACCTCCCCCCGGACCTCGAGGGGCCCAACGGCTGCCCGAAGACCGCCCCGGCCGAGAGCCGGGCGTTCAGATAG